The following proteins are co-located in the Thiohalomonas denitrificans genome:
- a CDS encoding SOS response-associated peptidase: MRGRFDQHRRTAEYAVRLGLPGNRQYGDLMARYNVAPSETPLVARWSEYENEPELVTLHSGLVPHWSKDPSKGPFPINARAETVAEKPLRLPGKSLPGAGGRLLRVADGEWAQAAVLLPADQWRADVFRRSGSRWRGQGQILETFTIIITEPNALAAHIHNRMPAILPPEHHQEWLDPLADIKTLQDYLVPYNASEMECFPVSTSVNKPQNKGSDVIAQVGPLV, from the coding sequence ATGCGCGGCCGCTTTGACCAACATCGCCGGACGGCCGAGTATGCCGTCCGACTGGGACTGCCCGGGAACCGCCAGTACGGCGACCTCATGGCCCGATACAACGTCGCCCCCTCGGAAACGCCCTTGGTCGCCCGCTGGAGCGAGTACGAAAACGAGCCTGAGTTGGTGACCCTTCACTCGGGACTGGTGCCGCACTGGTCAAAGGACCCGAGCAAAGGACCGTTCCCCATCAACGCCCGGGCGGAAACCGTAGCTGAGAAACCCTTACGTCTTCCGGGCAAGTCGTTGCCTGGTGCCGGCGGACGGCTTCTTCGAGTGGCGGACGGAGAATGGGCGCAAGCAGCCGTACTACTTCCGGCTGACCAATGGCGAGCCGATGTTTTTCGCCGGTCTGGGAGCCGATGGCGGGGCCAGGGACAAATCCTCGAGACCTTCACGATTATCATTACCGAGCCCAATGCGCTCGCCGCCCATATTCACAACCGGATGCCGGCTATCTTGCCGCCCGAGCACCACCAGGAGTGGCTGGACCCACTTGCCGACATTAAAACTCTTCAGGACTACCTTGTTCCGTACAACGCTAGCGAAATGGAGTGCTTTCCCGTTTCCACGTCGGTCAACAAGCCGCAGAACAAAGGAAGTGACGTGATTGCCCAAGTAGGCCCTCTTGTTTAG
- a CDS encoding thermonuclease family protein — protein sequence MAIPLRFSPPKTSKQKIRLGEIDTPERGQQWGKRAKQALSTLAFGKTARVEQQDVDRYGRIVGRVYVDGLDVNAEMVRQGHAWVYRRYVRDRSLLDLEKRAKEAERGLWGLSEAKQVKPWEWRRGKRQTRQSDSDTVPADAQCGTKRYCSRWRTVLRPASI from the coding sequence ATGGCGATACCCTTACGCTTCTCACCGCCGAAAACAAGCAAACAAAAAATCCGTCTCGGCGAGATTGATACCCCGGAGAGGGGGCAACAGTGGGGAAAGCGCGCCAAACAGGCTCTATCGACGCTCGCCTTTGGCAAGACCGCCAGAGTCGAGCAACAGGACGTGGACCGCTACGGCCGCATCGTGGGCCGTGTTTACGTCGATGGATTGGACGTAAACGCCGAAATGGTTCGCCAGGGGCATGCATGGGTCTACCGCCGCTATGTGCGAGACCGCTCTCTTTTGGATTTGGAGAAGCGGGCGAAAGAGGCCGAGCGCGGCCTATGGGGCTTGTCAGAGGCGAAACAGGTAAAGCCGTGGGAGTGGCGGCGAGGGAAGCGCCAGACACGTCAAAGCGATAGCGATACGGTTCCAGCCGACGCACAATGCGGAACGAAGCGGTACTGTAGCAGATGGCGAACTGTGTTGAGGCCCGCTTCTATTTAG
- a CDS encoding Druantia anti-phage system protein DruA, whose protein sequence is MAHQLRSPKAISTASTTHSVAIHDELLRARLENAHVAFQQALFHQDKDYLRSIHAATKTVNPIIKFTNVFRLFQKHRQLFRNGEKISVAQIKPKLYLVENGRGKWHEIYQIVRSLWSLPYSRGYGRRLRFVVFDEHHEAVIGILGLQSPPADLSCRDELFSYPSQRKLELVNHTLDAHTVGAIPPYSHILGGKLVAGLLASDAVRRAYWRTYISKKTTINDRLISQPLVAITTTSAFGRSSIYNRLKYQNRLLAEPIGYTKGYGMVHFDDHYNDIKTWLESKGLLVPSGFGHGPKVRWQNTTIALRALGLPTELLRHGLAREVFLFRLTTSLERGMSGGAFGRPIALGMDDYSKFWTERWAVPRSKRMPNWSRFESVEWINSTLRNLADSVTG, encoded by the coding sequence ATGGCCCACCAACTCCGTTCACCTAAGGCCATCAGTACGGCCTCAACTACGCATTCCGTAGCCATACATGACGAGCTACTCCGGGCTCGGCTAGAAAACGCACATGTAGCTTTCCAACAAGCGCTTTTCCATCAAGACAAGGACTACCTACGCAGCATTCATGCCGCCACAAAGACCGTAAACCCTATCATCAAGTTCACTAACGTATTTCGGCTGTTTCAGAAACATCGCCAACTTTTTCGGAACGGCGAAAAAATTTCGGTTGCGCAAATAAAACCGAAGTTGTATCTAGTTGAAAATGGCAGGGGGAAATGGCACGAGATTTATCAAATAGTGCGTTCGCTCTGGTCCCTTCCTTACTCGCGCGGATACGGTCGCAGACTTAGGTTTGTCGTCTTCGACGAGCATCATGAGGCTGTAATCGGGATCCTCGGGTTACAATCCCCGCCAGCGGATCTTAGCTGTCGAGACGAGCTTTTCTCCTACCCATCTCAACGAAAACTAGAGCTCGTGAACCATACCCTCGATGCGCATACGGTAGGCGCTATTCCGCCCTATTCCCATATTTTGGGCGGCAAGCTCGTAGCCGGACTACTCGCTTCGGACGCCGTGCGAAGGGCATACTGGCGCACGTATATTTCGAAGAAAACAACAATTAACGACCGATTAATATCACAGCCTCTTGTGGCGATCACTACCACAAGCGCATTCGGAAGAAGCTCTATCTACAACCGGCTAAAGTACCAAAATCGACTCCTCGCAGAACCAATTGGTTACACCAAGGGCTATGGAATGGTCCATTTTGATGACCACTATAACGATATAAAAACTTGGCTTGAGTCCAAGGGCCTTTTGGTGCCATCTGGATTTGGGCACGGTCCCAAAGTCCGTTGGCAAAATACAACGATCGCGTTAAGAGCGCTCGGACTACCAACTGAGCTGCTGCGTCATGGCCTTGCCCGAGAGGTATTTCTGTTTCGTCTGACCACCTCCCTTGAGCGCGGAATGAGCGGTGGAGCATTCGGTCGCCCTATCGCTCTAGGGATGGACGATTACTCCAAATTCTGGACCGAACGTTGGGCCGTACCACGGTCGAAACGCATGCCAAACTGGAGCCGCTTCGAATCAGTCGAATGGATTAACTCAACCTTGAGGAATCTGGCCGATAGCGTTACTGGCTGA
- a CDS encoding excalibur calcium-binding domain-containing protein, with amino-acid sequence MANCVEARFYLEQCGRDRLDGDEDGVPCEAICRSRSFFMLTNT; translated from the coding sequence ATGGCGAACTGTGTTGAGGCCCGCTTCTATTTAGAGCAATGCGGGCGTGACCGATTGGATGGTGATGAGGATGGAGTTCCGTGTGAAGCGATTTGCAGGAGCCGATCGTTTTTCATGCTAACAAATACTTGA